The Bombus fervidus isolate BK054 chromosome 8, iyBomFerv1, whole genome shotgun sequence genome window below encodes:
- the Nompc gene encoding no mechanoreceptor potential C isoform X5, with protein MSSNSKKTSGGKDEKKNPSSKEESPVSKDETGGSASTGSTGGGTSADGTQPGSKPGSAGATSREAAQKLLGLAARGEWAPVDQLLKSLEKAVQSVGEDGPLLPLASIMDPATGMTPLMYAVKDNRTGLLDRMIELGADVGARNSDNYNALHIAAMYSREDVVKLLLSKRGVDPYATGGPRQQTAVHLVASRQTGTATSILRALLAAAGRDIRLKVDGKGKIPLLLAVEAGNQSMCRELLAQQAPDQLRATTTKGDSALHLAARRRDIDMVRILVDYGATVDMQNGDGQTALHIASAEGDETLVKYFYGVRASASITDHQDRTPMHLAAENGHASIIELLADKFKASIFERTKDGSTLMHIASLNGHSECATMLFKKGVYLHMPNKRGARSIHTAAKYGHVGIISTLLQRGEKVDATTNDNYTALHIAVENAKPAVVETLLGYGAEVHVRGGKLRETPLHIAARVPDGDRCALMLLKSGAGPNLTTDDGQTPVHVAASHGNLTTLLLLLEDGGDPMYKSKNGETPLHLACRGCKADVVRHLIEFVKERKGPETATAYVNSLTNEGASALHYAAQIEPSEVEIPGDDRAVIRALLEGGADVSLQTKQAQESAFHHCALAGNNEVLTEMISGMSATEVQKALNRQSAVGWTPLLIAAHRGHMELVTTLLANHARVDVFDLEGRSALHLAAEHGYLQVCDALLANKAFINSKSRVGRTALHLAAMNGYSHLVKFLVQDHGAAIDVLTLRKQTPLHLAAGAGQLEVCKLLLELGASIDATDDQGQKPIHAAAMNNYAEVAQLFLQRHPSLVMACTKDGNTCAHIAAMQGSVRVIEELMKFDRQGVISARNKLTEATPLQLAAEGGHAEVVKALVRAGASCADENRAGFTAVHLAAQHGHGQVLEVMRSSQSLRISSKKLGVTALHVAAYFGQADTVRELLTNVPGTVKSDPPTGGSLVGELGSESGMTPLHLAAYSGNENVVRLLLNSAGVQVEAATTENGFNPLHLACFGGHITVVGLLLSRSAELLHSSDRYGKTGLHIAANHGHYQMVEVLLGQGAEINATDKNGWTPLHCAARAGYLDVVKLLVESGASPKSETNLGSAPIWFAASEGHNDVLKYLMEKEHDTYALMEDKRFVYNMMVCSKSHNNKPIEEFVLVSPAPVDTAAKLSNIYMKLSEKEKERAKDLIAAGKQCEAMATELLALAAGADSAGRILTSMDRRNVEFLDVLIENEQKEVIAHTVVQRYLQELWQGSLNWNAFRTILLFVAFLICPPVWVVFALPLGHKYNNVPIIKFMSYLTSHIYLMVFLLLVGIIPIYPVVRPSLLPYWYEWCLLVMLSGLLLFELTNPSDKSGLGWIKLAVLLFGICGVAFHLMGFVLVQRQYWPTLLYLRNQLFALSFLLACVQILDFLSFHHLFGPWAIIIGNLMKDLARFLAVLAIFVFGFSMHFVALNQAFKNQSTQEMREDKKKKGAFYDVKVNPIDITENLFFAIFGQKDTDDFTISLKRKMQPNWTIYFFKISFSLYMLVSVIVLINLLIAMMSDTYQSIQSQSDIEWKYGLSKLIRKMQKTRTAPSPLNLVTSWISYIGRACKNRSRERKTGVMHLFTGHTFIQDNGVLSQQRDVINFPLLQSSPLENQLSLKDSIRIENAVKWDFVRQKYRIRFGNEIEKPLPEEPSTTNTNR; from the exons ATGAGCAGTAACAGTAAAAAGACATCGGGTGGGAAGGACGAAAAAAAGAATCCCTCCAGCAAAGAGGAAAGCCCAGTGAGCAAAGATGAGACCGGAGGATCAGCCTCGACGGGAAGCACTGGCGGAGGAACAAGCGCGGATGGGACACAACCTGGAAGCAAACCTGGATCGGCAGGAGCAACCAGCAGGGAAGCCGCACAGAAACTCCTCGGGCTTGCCGCGCGTGGAGAATGGGCACCGGTGGACCAGCTGCTCAAATCTCTGGAGAAGGCGGTACAGAGCGTCGGAGAAGATGGTCCCCTCCTTCCTCTCGCTAGTATCATGGACCCG gCAACGGGCATGACACCATTGATGTACGCAGTAAAAGACAATCGCACGGGATTGCTCGACCGAATGATTGAATTGGGAGCGGACGTAGGTGCCAGGAACAGC GACAATTACAATGCTCTTCACATCGCGGCTATGTACTCGAGAGAGGATGTCGTCAAATTATTACTGTCAAAGCGGGGCGTCGATCCTTATGCCACTGGAGGA CCCAGGCAACAAACAGCTGTACATTTGGTCGCGTCCAGACAAACAGGTACTGCGACTTCAATTTTACGAGCGTTACTGGCCGCCGCCGGCCGGGACATTAGGTTGAAAGTTGATGGG AAAGGAAAGATACCTTTGCTCTTGGCGGTGGAAGCTGGAAATCAATCGATGTGCAGGGAATTGTTGGCTCAACAGGCACCGGATCAGCTCCGTGCCACTACCACTAAAGGTGACTCAGCCCTTCATCTGGCGGCTAGGAGACGGGACATCGATATGGTGCGAATATTGGTGGACTACGGTGCGACTGTGGATATGCAAAAC GGCGATGGACAAACTGCATTGCATATAGCGAGCGCTGAGGGTGACGAAACCCTCGTCAAGTACTTTTACGGTGTCAGAGCGTCAGCCTCCATCACTGATCATCAGGATCGTACTCCGATGCATCTAGCAGCAGAAAACGGGCATGCTTCTATTATTGAGTTGCTGGCCGACAAATTCAAAGCCAGCATATTTGAGAGGACGAAGGACGGATCAACACTGATGCATATAGCGTCATTGAACGGTCACTCGGAATGCGCGACAATGCTCTTCAAGAAGGGCGTCTATTTGCACATGCCAAATAAACGTGGCGCCAGGTCAATTCACACGGCAGCCAAATACGGTCATGTTGGCATAATAAGCACTCTTCTACAACGAGGTGAAAAG GTGGACGCAACTACGAACGACAATTACACGGCGCTGCATATAGCCGTGGAAAATGCAAAACCTGCGGTAGTAGAGACTCTGTTAGGTTACGGGGCCGAAGTTCACGTTCGAGGAGGAAAGCTTCGGGAAACGCCTCTTCACATAGCAGCCAGAGTGCCTGACGGCGACAGATGTGCGCTGATGCTACTGAAATCTGGTGCAGGGCCAAATTTGACTACCGACGACGGTCAAACACCTGTGCACGTAGCGGCGAGCCATGGCAACTTGACGACGTTATTGCTTCTTTTGGAGGATGGCGGGGATCCTATGTACAAGTCGAAG AACGGAGAAACGCCACTTCACTTGGCGTGTAGAGGATGCAAAGCCGACGTCGTGCGACACTTGATCGAGTTTGTGAAGGAAAGAAAGGGTCCGGAAACAGCGACGGCCTACGTCAACAGTTTAACAAACGAAGGAGCGAGTGCATTACATTACGCTGCTCAAATCGAACCGTCGGAAGTTGAAATACCTGGTGACGACCGCGCAGTTATTCGAGCTCTTCTGGAGGGTGGAGCAGACGTTTCGCTCCAAACAAAACAGGCTCAAGAATCAGCGTTCCATCACTGCGCGTTAGCTGGAAACAACGAGGTTCTAACAGAGATGATAAGTGGTATGTCAGCCACGGAAGTACAGAAAGCGTTAAATCGTCAAAGCGCTGTCGGTTGGACTCCGTTGCTAATCGCTGCCCATCGCGGTCACATGGAGCTAGTGACCACGTTACTGGCGAATCACGCGAGAGTAGACGTATTTGACCTGGAGGGTAGGTCCGCGCTTCACCTGGCTGCCGAGCACGGCTACTTACAAGTCTGCGATGCGTTGTTGGCGAACAAAGCATTTATAAACTCAAAGTCCAGAGTCGGTAGAACAGCGTTGCACTTGGCAGCGATGAACGGCTACTCGCATCTCGTCAAGTTCCTTGTGCAGGACCACGGGGCTGCGATAGACGTTCTTACGCTGAGAAAACAGACACCCCTTCATTTGGCAGCTGGTGCTGGCCAATTGGAAGTGTGCAAGCTTCTACTCGAACTCGGGGCAAGTATAGACGCGACCGACGATCAAGGTCAGAAACCGATTCATGCTGCAGCGATGAACAATTATGCGGAGGTGGCCCAGCTGTTCCTTCAAAGACACCCCAGCTTAGTGATGGCATGTACCAAAGATGGGAACACTTGCGCCCACATAGCGGCGATGCAGGGCAGCGTACGCGTGATCGAAGAGCTGATGAAATTCGATCGGCAAGGTGTCATCTCTGCAAGAAACAAGTTAACCGAAGCGACTCCTCTTCAGCTGGCGGCCGAAGGAGGACATGCCGAGGTTGTTAAAGCGTTAGTCAGAGCAGGTGCTTCTTGTGCCGATGAGAATCGAGCGGGATTCACCGCGGTCCATTTGGCCGCACAACACGGACATGGTCAGGTATTGGAAGTGATGAGATCTTCTCAATCTCTTCGTATATCCAGTAAGAAGCTTGGGGTTACTGCCCTTCATGTTGCAGCATACTTCGGTCAAGCTG ATACCGTGCGGGAACTCTTAACCAACGTACCTGGAACGGTGAAATCCGATCCCCCAACTGGTGGCTCTCTGGTAGGAGAATTAGGAAGCGAATCCGGAATGACACCTTTGCACTTGGCTGCTTACTCCGGAAACGAAAACGTCGTACGACTGTTGTTAAACTCGGCTGGCGTACAG GTGGAGGCAGCGACCACGGAAAACGGCTTTAATCCTCTCCATTTGGCCTGTTTCGGAGGTCACATCACGGTGGTGGGTCTTCTGTTGAGCAGATCGGCAGAATTGTTACATAGCTCAGATCGATACGGTAAAACTGGTCTGCACATCGCCGCGAATCACGGTCACTACCAAATGGTGGAAGTTCTGCTCGGTCAGGGAGCAGAAATAAACGCGACTGATAAAAATGGCTGGACGCCGTTGCATTGCGCCGCTCGCGCCGGTTATCTTGATGTTGTTAAATTGCTGGTCGAAAGCGGAGCCTCACCGAAGAGTGAAACCAATCTCGGAAGCGCGCCGATTTGGTTCGCCGCTTCGGAGGGCCACAACGACGTGCTCAAGTATCTCATGGAGAAGGAGCACGATACATACGCTCTGATGGAGGATAAGAGG TTCGTCTATAATATGATGGTCTGCAGTAAGAGCCACAACAATAAACCGATCGAGGAATTCGTGCTGGTATCGCCGGCACCAGTAGACACGGCAGCAAAGCTTTCCAATATCTACATGAAATTGtcggagaaagagaaggagagagctAAAGACTTGATAGCCGCCGGCAAACAATGCGAAGCGATGGCCACGGAATTGTTAGCTCTAGCCGCAGGCGCCGACTCGGCTGGAAGAATTCTTACCTCGATGGATCGCAGAAACGTGGAATTCTTAGACGTTCTGATCGAGAACGAGCAGAAGGAGGTGATTGCGCATACAGTGGTACAACGATATCTTCAAGAACTGTGGCAAGGCAGCTTGAATTGGAACGCCTTCAGGACGATTCTTCTATTCGTCGCATTCCTCATCTGTCCGCCAGTATGGGTGGTGTTCGCTCTTCCTCTCGGTCACAAGTACAATAACGTTCCCATCATAAAATTCATGTCGTACCTCACGTCTCACATATATCTGATGGTCTTCCTTTTATTGGTCGGTATAATTCCTATATATCCGGTGGTAAGACCGAGCCTATTACCGTACTGGTACGAATGGTGTCTTCTTGTGATGCTGTCTGGACTTTTGCTCTTCGAGCTGACCAATCCTAGCGACAAGAGCGGCCTAGGCTGGATCAAATTGGCAGTGCTATTGTTCGGCATCTGTGGAGTAGCGTTCCATCTTATGGGCTTCGTGCTCGTTCAACGACAGTACTGGCCAACCCTGCTCTACCTCAGGAATCAACTATTCGCTCTGAGCTTCTTGCTGGCTTGTGTGCAGATCCTCGATTTCCTCTCGTTTCACCATCTCTTTGGACCATGGGCAATCATCATCGGAAATCTGATGAAGGATCTCGCCAGATTTCTTGCTGTGTTAGCCATCTTTGTGTTTGGTTTCTCGATGCACTTCGTTGCGCTGAACCAAGCCTTCAAGAATCAATCGACTCAAGAGATGCGCGaggacaaaaagaaaaagggcgCCTTCTACGACG TGAAAGTGAATCCCATCGATATTACGGAAAATCTTTTCTTCGCTATTTTTGGCCAAAAGGATACGGATGACTTCACGATAtcattaaaacgaaaaatgcaaCCAAATTGgacaatatatttctttaag ATATCTTTCTCTCTATATATGTTGGTTAGTGTTATTGTACTAATCAATCTATTAATCGCGATGATGTCCGACACATATCAAAGTATTCAGTCGCAAAGCGATATCGAATGGAAATATGGATTGAGCAAACTTATTCGTAAAATGCAAAA AACACGTACTGCACCTTCGCCGTTGAATCTCGTTACTTCTTGGATTTCATATATTGGGAGAGCGTGTAAAAATCGAAGCCGCGAACGTAAAACTGGTGTAATGCACCTATTTACGGGACATACATTTATTCAG GACAATGGAGTATTATCTCAGCAGCGAGACGTCATTAACTTCCCATTACTTCAATCAAGTCCATTGGAAAATCAATTATCTTTGAAAGATTCCATAAGAATTGAAAATGCCGTCAAATGGGATTTCGTAagacaaaaatatagaatacgaTTTGGCAACGAAATCGAAAAACCTCTTCCAGAAGAGCCGTCTACGACTAATACGAAccgttga
- the Nompc gene encoding no mechanoreceptor potential C isoform X7 — translation MSSNSKKTSGGKDEKKNPSSKEESPVSKDETGGSASTGSTGGGTSADGTQPGSKPGSAGATSREAAQKLLGLAARGEWAPVDQLLKSLEKAVQSVGEDGPLLPLASIMDPATGMTPLMYAVKDNRTGLLDRMIELGADVGARNSDNYNALHIAAMYSREDVVKLLLSKRGVDPYATGGPRQQTAVHLVASRQTGTATSILRALLAAAGRDIRLKVDGKGKIPLLLAVEAGNQSMCRELLAQQAPDQLRATTTKGDSALHLAARRRDIDMVRILVDYGATVDMQNGDGQTALHIASAEGDETLVKYFYGVRASASITDHQDRTPMHLAAENGHASIIELLADKFKASIFERTKDGSTLMHIASLNGHSECATMLFKKGVYLHMPNKRGARSIHTAAKYGHVGIISTLLQRGEKVDATTNDNYTALHIAVENAKPAVVETLLGYGAEVHVRGGKLRETPLHIAARVPDGDRCALMLLKSGAGPNLTTDDGQTPVHVAASHGNLTTLLLLLEDGGDPMYKSKNGETPLHLACRGCKADVVRHLIEFVKERKGPETATAYVNSLTNEGASALHYAAQIEPSEVEIPGDDRAVIRALLEGGADVSLQTKQAQESAFHHCALAGNNEVLTEMISGMSATEVQKALNRQSAVGWTPLLIAAHRGHMELVTTLLANHARVDVFDLEGRSALHLAAEHGYLQVCDALLANKAFINSKSRVGRTALHLAAMNGYSHLVKFLVQDHGAAIDVLTLRKQTPLHLAAGAGQLEVCKLLLELGASIDATDDQGQKPIHAAAMNNYAEVAQLFLQRHPSLVMACTKDGNTCAHIAAMQGSVRVIEELMKFDRQGVISARNKLTEATPLQLAAEGGHAEVVKALVRAGASCADENRAGFTAVHLAAQHGHGQVLEVMRSSQSLRISSKKLGVTALHVAAYFGQADTVRELLTNVPGTVKSDPPTGGSLVGELGSESGMTPLHLAAYSGNENVVRLLLNSAGVQVEAATTENGFNPLHLACFGGHITVVGLLLSRSAELLHSSDRYGKTGLHIAANHGHYQMVEVLLGQGAEINATDKNGWTPLHCAARAGYLDVVKLLVESGASPKSETNLGSAPIWFAASEGHNDVLKYLMEKEHDTYALMEDKRFVYNMMVCSKSHNNKPIEEFVLVSPAPVDTAAKLSNIYMKLSEKEKERAKDLIAAGKQCEAMATELLALAAGADSAGRILTSMDRRNVEFLDVLIENEQKEVIAHTVVQRYLQELWQGSLNWNAFRTILLFVAFLICPPVWVVFALPLGHKYNNVPIIKFMSYLTSHIYLMVFLLLVGIIPIYPVVRPSLLPYWYEWCLLVMLSGLLLFELTNPSDKSGLGWIKLAVLLFGICGVAFHLMGFVLVQRQYWPTLLYLRNQLFALSFLLACVQILDFLSFHHLFGPWAIIIGNLMKDLARFLAVLAIFVFGFSMHFVALNQAFKNQSTQEMREDKKKKGAFYDDDIPHPHPYIASPPIEEHKIYRGTQSFHETYRSHVFPVRMSPVLAVELLFFAIFGQTTHEQFKVEKTQPEWTKVLFKLTFGIYMLVSVVVLINLLIAMMSDTYQRIQAQSDIEWKYGLSKLVRNMHRTSTAPSPLNLLTTWMTYLYKLCKKRAAKKQRPSLVRLMGLQRTDALSARSRMGAKWLSKVKRAQVAHKDSVALSVVHLSPLGSQLSFSNVVRIDNVVDWEAVRHKYRDLYGENIEKHVEESKESTDHESLPTVLESSLAGVPVAGSQTALTSIP, via the exons ATGAGCAGTAACAGTAAAAAGACATCGGGTGGGAAGGACGAAAAAAAGAATCCCTCCAGCAAAGAGGAAAGCCCAGTGAGCAAAGATGAGACCGGAGGATCAGCCTCGACGGGAAGCACTGGCGGAGGAACAAGCGCGGATGGGACACAACCTGGAAGCAAACCTGGATCGGCAGGAGCAACCAGCAGGGAAGCCGCACAGAAACTCCTCGGGCTTGCCGCGCGTGGAGAATGGGCACCGGTGGACCAGCTGCTCAAATCTCTGGAGAAGGCGGTACAGAGCGTCGGAGAAGATGGTCCCCTCCTTCCTCTCGCTAGTATCATGGACCCG gCAACGGGCATGACACCATTGATGTACGCAGTAAAAGACAATCGCACGGGATTGCTCGACCGAATGATTGAATTGGGAGCGGACGTAGGTGCCAGGAACAGC GACAATTACAATGCTCTTCACATCGCGGCTATGTACTCGAGAGAGGATGTCGTCAAATTATTACTGTCAAAGCGGGGCGTCGATCCTTATGCCACTGGAGGA CCCAGGCAACAAACAGCTGTACATTTGGTCGCGTCCAGACAAACAGGTACTGCGACTTCAATTTTACGAGCGTTACTGGCCGCCGCCGGCCGGGACATTAGGTTGAAAGTTGATGGG AAAGGAAAGATACCTTTGCTCTTGGCGGTGGAAGCTGGAAATCAATCGATGTGCAGGGAATTGTTGGCTCAACAGGCACCGGATCAGCTCCGTGCCACTACCACTAAAGGTGACTCAGCCCTTCATCTGGCGGCTAGGAGACGGGACATCGATATGGTGCGAATATTGGTGGACTACGGTGCGACTGTGGATATGCAAAAC GGCGATGGACAAACTGCATTGCATATAGCGAGCGCTGAGGGTGACGAAACCCTCGTCAAGTACTTTTACGGTGTCAGAGCGTCAGCCTCCATCACTGATCATCAGGATCGTACTCCGATGCATCTAGCAGCAGAAAACGGGCATGCTTCTATTATTGAGTTGCTGGCCGACAAATTCAAAGCCAGCATATTTGAGAGGACGAAGGACGGATCAACACTGATGCATATAGCGTCATTGAACGGTCACTCGGAATGCGCGACAATGCTCTTCAAGAAGGGCGTCTATTTGCACATGCCAAATAAACGTGGCGCCAGGTCAATTCACACGGCAGCCAAATACGGTCATGTTGGCATAATAAGCACTCTTCTACAACGAGGTGAAAAG GTGGACGCAACTACGAACGACAATTACACGGCGCTGCATATAGCCGTGGAAAATGCAAAACCTGCGGTAGTAGAGACTCTGTTAGGTTACGGGGCCGAAGTTCACGTTCGAGGAGGAAAGCTTCGGGAAACGCCTCTTCACATAGCAGCCAGAGTGCCTGACGGCGACAGATGTGCGCTGATGCTACTGAAATCTGGTGCAGGGCCAAATTTGACTACCGACGACGGTCAAACACCTGTGCACGTAGCGGCGAGCCATGGCAACTTGACGACGTTATTGCTTCTTTTGGAGGATGGCGGGGATCCTATGTACAAGTCGAAG AACGGAGAAACGCCACTTCACTTGGCGTGTAGAGGATGCAAAGCCGACGTCGTGCGACACTTGATCGAGTTTGTGAAGGAAAGAAAGGGTCCGGAAACAGCGACGGCCTACGTCAACAGTTTAACAAACGAAGGAGCGAGTGCATTACATTACGCTGCTCAAATCGAACCGTCGGAAGTTGAAATACCTGGTGACGACCGCGCAGTTATTCGAGCTCTTCTGGAGGGTGGAGCAGACGTTTCGCTCCAAACAAAACAGGCTCAAGAATCAGCGTTCCATCACTGCGCGTTAGCTGGAAACAACGAGGTTCTAACAGAGATGATAAGTGGTATGTCAGCCACGGAAGTACAGAAAGCGTTAAATCGTCAAAGCGCTGTCGGTTGGACTCCGTTGCTAATCGCTGCCCATCGCGGTCACATGGAGCTAGTGACCACGTTACTGGCGAATCACGCGAGAGTAGACGTATTTGACCTGGAGGGTAGGTCCGCGCTTCACCTGGCTGCCGAGCACGGCTACTTACAAGTCTGCGATGCGTTGTTGGCGAACAAAGCATTTATAAACTCAAAGTCCAGAGTCGGTAGAACAGCGTTGCACTTGGCAGCGATGAACGGCTACTCGCATCTCGTCAAGTTCCTTGTGCAGGACCACGGGGCTGCGATAGACGTTCTTACGCTGAGAAAACAGACACCCCTTCATTTGGCAGCTGGTGCTGGCCAATTGGAAGTGTGCAAGCTTCTACTCGAACTCGGGGCAAGTATAGACGCGACCGACGATCAAGGTCAGAAACCGATTCATGCTGCAGCGATGAACAATTATGCGGAGGTGGCCCAGCTGTTCCTTCAAAGACACCCCAGCTTAGTGATGGCATGTACCAAAGATGGGAACACTTGCGCCCACATAGCGGCGATGCAGGGCAGCGTACGCGTGATCGAAGAGCTGATGAAATTCGATCGGCAAGGTGTCATCTCTGCAAGAAACAAGTTAACCGAAGCGACTCCTCTTCAGCTGGCGGCCGAAGGAGGACATGCCGAGGTTGTTAAAGCGTTAGTCAGAGCAGGTGCTTCTTGTGCCGATGAGAATCGAGCGGGATTCACCGCGGTCCATTTGGCCGCACAACACGGACATGGTCAGGTATTGGAAGTGATGAGATCTTCTCAATCTCTTCGTATATCCAGTAAGAAGCTTGGGGTTACTGCCCTTCATGTTGCAGCATACTTCGGTCAAGCTG ATACCGTGCGGGAACTCTTAACCAACGTACCTGGAACGGTGAAATCCGATCCCCCAACTGGTGGCTCTCTGGTAGGAGAATTAGGAAGCGAATCCGGAATGACACCTTTGCACTTGGCTGCTTACTCCGGAAACGAAAACGTCGTACGACTGTTGTTAAACTCGGCTGGCGTACAG GTGGAGGCAGCGACCACGGAAAACGGCTTTAATCCTCTCCATTTGGCCTGTTTCGGAGGTCACATCACGGTGGTGGGTCTTCTGTTGAGCAGATCGGCAGAATTGTTACATAGCTCAGATCGATACGGTAAAACTGGTCTGCACATCGCCGCGAATCACGGTCACTACCAAATGGTGGAAGTTCTGCTCGGTCAGGGAGCAGAAATAAACGCGACTGATAAAAATGGCTGGACGCCGTTGCATTGCGCCGCTCGCGCCGGTTATCTTGATGTTGTTAAATTGCTGGTCGAAAGCGGAGCCTCACCGAAGAGTGAAACCAATCTCGGAAGCGCGCCGATTTGGTTCGCCGCTTCGGAGGGCCACAACGACGTGCTCAAGTATCTCATGGAGAAGGAGCACGATACATACGCTCTGATGGAGGATAAGAGG TTCGTCTATAATATGATGGTCTGCAGTAAGAGCCACAACAATAAACCGATCGAGGAATTCGTGCTGGTATCGCCGGCACCAGTAGACACGGCAGCAAAGCTTTCCAATATCTACATGAAATTGtcggagaaagagaaggagagagctAAAGACTTGATAGCCGCCGGCAAACAATGCGAAGCGATGGCCACGGAATTGTTAGCTCTAGCCGCAGGCGCCGACTCGGCTGGAAGAATTCTTACCTCGATGGATCGCAGAAACGTGGAATTCTTAGACGTTCTGATCGAGAACGAGCAGAAGGAGGTGATTGCGCATACAGTGGTACAACGATATCTTCAAGAACTGTGGCAAGGCAGCTTGAATTGGAACGCCTTCAGGACGATTCTTCTATTCGTCGCATTCCTCATCTGTCCGCCAGTATGGGTGGTGTTCGCTCTTCCTCTCGGTCACAAGTACAATAACGTTCCCATCATAAAATTCATGTCGTACCTCACGTCTCACATATATCTGATGGTCTTCCTTTTATTGGTCGGTATAATTCCTATATATCCGGTGGTAAGACCGAGCCTATTACCGTACTGGTACGAATGGTGTCTTCTTGTGATGCTGTCTGGACTTTTGCTCTTCGAGCTGACCAATCCTAGCGACAAGAGCGGCCTAGGCTGGATCAAATTGGCAGTGCTATTGTTCGGCATCTGTGGAGTAGCGTTCCATCTTATGGGCTTCGTGCTCGTTCAACGACAGTACTGGCCAACCCTGCTCTACCTCAGGAATCAACTATTCGCTCTGAGCTTCTTGCTGGCTTGTGTGCAGATCCTCGATTTCCTCTCGTTTCACCATCTCTTTGGACCATGGGCAATCATCATCGGAAATCTGATGAAGGATCTCGCCAGATTTCTTGCTGTGTTAGCCATCTTTGTGTTTGGTTTCTCGATGCACTTCGTTGCGCTGAACCAAGCCTTCAAGAATCAATCGACTCAAGAGATGCGCGaggacaaaaagaaaaagggcgCCTTCTACGACG ATGATATACCACACCCGCATCCATACATAGCGAGTCCACCA ATTGAAGAACATAAAATCTATCGCGGTACACAGAGTTTTCACGAGACGTATCGTTCCCACGTATTTCCAGTcaggatgagtcccgtattgGCCGTTGAGTTATTGTTCTTCGCCATCTTCGGTCAGACGACCCACGAACAATTCAAGGTCGAAAAAACGCAGCCCGAGTGGACCAAAGTTCTCTTCAAGCTCACCTTTGGTATTTATATGCTGGTTTCGGTGGTTGTGCTGATTAATCTGCTAATTGCCATGATGAGTGACACTTACCAACGGATACAAGCTCAGTCCGACATCGAATGGAAATACGGATTGAGTAAGCTTGTTAGAAATATGCACAG GACAAGCACAGCGCCATCACCACTGAATCTCCTTACCACCTGGATGACATATTTGTACAAACTCTGCAAAAAGCGGGCTGCAAAAAAGCAACGACCTTCTCTTGTCCGCTTGATGGGATTGCAAAGAACCGATGCGCTTTCAGCGCGGTCCAGAATGGGCGCCAAGTGGTTGTCCAAAGTGAAAAGGGCACAAGTGGCTCACAAGGATAGCGTTGCTTTATCGGTTGTTCACCTGAGTCCTCTTGGTAGCCAATTATCATTCAGTAACGTTGTCAGAATCGATAACGTTGTTGATTGGGAAGCGGTCCGACACAAGTATCGTGATCTTTATGGTGAAAATATTGAGAAACATGTCGAAGAATCGAAAGAATCTACCGATCATGAATCCCTACCGACTGTTCTGGAAAGTTCGTTGGCCGGTGTTCCCGTAGCAGGAAGTCAAACTGCACTTACTTCTATTCCTtga